One genomic window of Arachis stenosperma cultivar V10309 chromosome 10, arast.V10309.gnm1.PFL2, whole genome shotgun sequence includes the following:
- the LOC130957733 gene encoding transcription factor DICHOTOMA-like, producing the protein MFPSTTYSYSTGPYPCFPSSSSSYPLFPFLNPENNASSSSATTATNNNNNNLLHDPSLCVPYIPIPEALTNLATVVDNTTNLAASSSMPKQQDLNGGGGAHHHFGISSLLAKKPAVAKKDRHSKIYTAQGLRDRRVRLSIEIARKFFDLQDMLGFDKASNTLDWLFTKSKKAIKELARSKNHSASDEAEAGAGAGANNKSFASSSDCDEDDFEVLSRNNHHRHQQGLVRSDARERKLKNAQQKEASACNVRAKMKESREKARARARERTSNKMCNSIMGNSSSSSGKVLELKKRCPAPSENPHHLGGAEVSQTRDDFNVIEESIVIKRKLKQPSMMSSSHHHHHHHHQLNLPIPNNNKEASFNNNSDNYHPGNYTNLSPNWDNANGPASTANNRSNFCAIASMNLSTGLQIFGKSWEECTNPSRLH; encoded by the exons ATGTTTCCTTCCACTACTTACAGTTACAGCACTGGCCCTTACCCTTGCTTcccttcatcttcttcttcatatcctctttttccttttctcaACCCTGAGAACaatgcttcttcttcttctgcaacaACCGCcactaacaacaacaacaataatctCCTTCATGATCCATCGCTCTGCGTTCCTTACATTCCAATCCCTGAAGCACTAACCAATTTGGCAACAGTTGTAGATAACACTACTAATCTTGCTGCATCTTCATCAATGCCCAAACAACAGGACCTCAACGGTGGCGGCGGTGCTCATCATCACTTCGGCATATCCAGTTTGCTCGCGAAGAAACCGGCGGTGGCGAAGAAAGATAGGCACAGCAAGATTTACACCGCTCAGGGGCTGAGGGACCGAAGGGTGAGGCTGTCGATCGAGATCGCGCGCAAGTTCTTCGATCTCCAAGACATGCTAGGGTTTGATAAGGCCAGCAACACGCTCGACTGGCTCTTCACCAAGTCCAAGAAAGCCATTAAGGAGCTTGCCAGGAGCAAGAACCACAGCGCCAGTGACGAAGCCGAAGCCGGTGCCGGCGCCGGTGCCAATAACAAGAGTTTCGCCTCGTCTTCTGACTGCGACGAAGATGACTTTGAAGTACTTTCTAGAAACAACCACCACCGCCACCAACAAGGGTTAGTTCG GTCAGATGCGAGGGAGAGGAAGCTGAAAAATGCACAACAGAAAGAAGCAAGTGCTTGTAATGTGAGGGCAAAGATGAAGGAGTCAAGGGAGAAAGCAAGAGCAAGAGCAAGAGAAAGGACTAGTAACAAGATGTGTAACAGCATAATgggaaattcttcttcttcttccggGAAGGTTCTAGAATTGAAGAAAAGATGCCCTGCACCTAGTGAAAACCCTCACCACCTTGGTGGTGCTGAAGTTTCACAAACTAGAGATGACTTCAACGTTATTGAGGAATCCATTGTGATCAAGAGGAAGTTGAAGCAGCCATCTATGATGTCATCCTCacatcaccatcaccatcaccaccaccaaTTAAACCTTCCCATCCCTAACAATAATAAGGAAGCAAGTTTCAACAACAACAGCGATAATTACCATCCAGGAAACTACACCAATTTGTCACCAAATTGGGATAATGCTAATGGACCAGCCTCAACGGCTAATAACCGCTCCAACTTCTGTGCAATAGCCAGCATGAATCTCTCTACAG